One segment of Amycolatopsis alba DSM 44262 DNA contains the following:
- a CDS encoding metallophosphoesterase has protein sequence MPRILARVAALIAVLALLFGVPWWTIVGAPELPAALEVLGTIVFAAAVIVVPACMILGHGLWQRDLAAKVGDLSLGLIWLLFSLSVLGNVLRLVLALSGVDSAAGIASGVVLVAFVALAAYGMAEARRVPRLKELDVVIPRLGAGLDGLRFAIITDTHFGPLNRTTWSEKVVEVVNELDADVVAHAGDLADGSVAKRAQQVAPLGKVRAKLGKFYITGNHEYFGEAQAWLDHMRDLGWEPLHNRHLPVSRGGDTLVFAGIDDPTGAASGLPGHGPDLPAALDGVAASTPVVLLAHQPKQVKQAAEAGIDLQISGHTHGGQIWPFHLLVRLDQPVLAGLSRHGERTQLYTSRGTGFWGPPLRVFAPSEITLLTLRNGK, from the coding sequence ATGCCTCGCATCCTTGCCCGTGTCGCCGCCTTGATCGCCGTTCTCGCCCTCCTGTTCGGAGTGCCGTGGTGGACAATCGTCGGCGCACCCGAACTCCCGGCCGCGCTCGAAGTCCTCGGCACGATCGTGTTCGCCGCCGCGGTGATCGTCGTGCCCGCGTGCATGATCCTTGGGCACGGCCTGTGGCAGCGCGACCTCGCCGCGAAGGTCGGCGACCTCTCCCTCGGGCTGATCTGGCTGCTGTTCTCGTTGTCTGTGCTCGGAAACGTGCTGCGGCTCGTGCTCGCACTGTCCGGAGTGGACAGCGCGGCGGGGATCGCATCCGGCGTCGTCCTGGTGGCTTTCGTCGCACTGGCGGCGTACGGGATGGCCGAAGCCCGGCGCGTGCCGAGGCTCAAGGAGCTCGACGTGGTGATCCCCCGTCTCGGCGCCGGACTCGACGGTCTCCGTTTCGCGATCATCACCGACACCCACTTCGGCCCGCTGAACCGGACGACGTGGTCGGAGAAGGTCGTCGAGGTGGTGAACGAGCTCGACGCCGACGTCGTGGCCCACGCGGGCGACCTCGCCGACGGTTCCGTCGCCAAGCGCGCACAGCAGGTCGCGCCGCTCGGGAAGGTGCGCGCGAAACTCGGCAAGTTCTACATCACCGGCAACCACGAGTACTTCGGCGAGGCGCAGGCCTGGCTCGACCACATGCGCGACCTCGGCTGGGAACCGCTGCACAACCGGCATCTGCCGGTCTCCCGCGGCGGGGACACGCTCGTCTTCGCCGGGATCGACGACCCGACCGGCGCCGCCTCCGGCCTGCCAGGCCACGGCCCCGACCTCCCCGCCGCGCTCGACGGCGTCGCCGCGAGCACCCCGGTCGTCCTGCTCGCCCACCAGCCGAAGCAGGTCAAGCAGGCCGCCGAGGCGGGCATCGACCTCCAGATCTCCGGGCACACCCACGGTGGCCAGATCTGGCCGTTCCATCTCCTGGTCCGGCTCGACCAGCCCGTCCTGGCCGGGCTTTCGCGCCACGGCGAGCGCACGCAGCTCTACACGAGCCGCGGCACCGGCTTCTGGGGACCGCCGCTGCGCGTCTTCGCACCGAGCGAGATCACCCTCCTGACCTTGCGAAACGGCAAGTAG
- a CDS encoding DUF998 domain-containing protein yields MTIAATRTTTTAVPARALLACGAVSGPLYFLTSLTQAAVRDGFDVTKHPASMLSNGDAGWIQVTNFLVTGVLMIAGAIGLSRTLEPGRGSTWGPRLLGAFGVSLLFAAVFKADPGNGFPVGAGPATISTAGVLHMAAGSVGFLSLIVATFVFASRFSREGHRGWAVYSRATGIAFFASFAGISSGNANAVVMLAFWATVMLAWGWVTAVILRASR; encoded by the coding sequence ATGACCATCGCTGCCACCCGAACCACCACCACCGCCGTCCCGGCCCGCGCCCTGCTCGCCTGCGGCGCGGTCTCGGGCCCGCTGTACTTCCTGACCTCGCTCACGCAGGCCGCCGTCCGCGACGGTTTCGACGTGACGAAGCACCCGGCGAGCATGCTGAGCAACGGCGACGCCGGCTGGATCCAGGTGACGAACTTCCTGGTCACCGGCGTCCTGATGATCGCGGGCGCGATCGGCTTGAGCCGGACGCTCGAGCCGGGCAGAGGCAGCACGTGGGGACCACGGCTGCTGGGCGCCTTCGGTGTCAGCCTGCTCTTCGCCGCCGTCTTCAAGGCCGATCCGGGTAACGGCTTTCCCGTCGGCGCCGGCCCGGCCACCATCAGCACCGCGGGCGTCCTGCACATGGCCGCCGGTTCGGTCGGCTTCCTCTCGCTGATCGTCGCGACCTTCGTGTTCGCGAGCCGCTTCTCCCGTGAGGGCCACCGCGGCTGGGCCGTCTACTCCCGCGCCACCGGCATCGCGTTCTTCGCTTCCTTCGCCGGGATCAGCTCCGGCAACGCGAACGCCGTCGTGATGCTCGCCTTCTGGGCCACCGTGATGCTGGCCTGGGGCTGGGTCACCGCCGTCATCCTCCGCGCTTCCCGCTAG
- a CDS encoding alpha/beta fold hydrolase, producing MSTVTSQDGTSIAYTRTGSGPAVILVDGAMCHREFGPATPLAAELAPHFTVYTYDRRGRGESGDTEPFSVAREVEDIAALIKEAGGTAHVYGISSGAALALEAAKAGLPITKLAVYEFPLVVDDTRPPVPADYPERLEKAIATGKPGTAIKTFMREGVRVPAPVVFMMPFTPAWPKLKKVAPTLRYDAALFDGLHDGTPLPEGRWAGVSVPTLVMDGGKSPAWIRNGVAALAKAVPGAEHRTIEGQTHMLKPKAVAPVLIEYFNG from the coding sequence ATGAGCACCGTGACCTCGCAAGACGGCACCAGCATCGCCTACACCCGCACCGGCTCCGGCCCCGCCGTCATCCTGGTCGACGGCGCGATGTGCCACCGCGAGTTCGGCCCGGCGACGCCGCTGGCCGCCGAACTGGCCCCGCATTTCACCGTCTACACCTACGACCGCCGCGGTCGCGGCGAAAGCGGCGACACCGAGCCGTTCTCCGTCGCCCGCGAAGTCGAGGACATCGCGGCACTGATCAAGGAAGCCGGCGGGACAGCCCACGTCTACGGGATCTCGTCCGGCGCCGCGCTCGCCCTCGAAGCCGCGAAAGCCGGGCTGCCGATCACGAAACTGGCGGTCTACGAGTTCCCGCTGGTCGTCGACGACACCCGCCCGCCGGTGCCTGCCGACTACCCCGAACGGCTGGAAAAGGCCATCGCCACCGGGAAGCCCGGCACCGCGATCAAGACCTTCATGCGCGAAGGCGTCCGTGTCCCGGCGCCGGTCGTGTTCATGATGCCGTTCACGCCCGCCTGGCCGAAGCTGAAGAAGGTCGCGCCGACCCTGCGCTACGACGCGGCGCTGTTCGACGGTCTGCACGACGGCACCCCGCTCCCCGAAGGGCGCTGGGCGGGCGTTTCCGTGCCGACGCTGGTGATGGACGGCGGCAAGAGCCCCGCGTGGATCCGCAACGGTGTCGCCGCGCTGGCGAAGGCTGTCCCCGGCGCCGAGCACCGGACAATCGAGGGCCAGACGCATATGCTCAAGCCGAAGGCGGTGGCCCCGGTACTGATCGAGTACTTCAACGGCTGA
- a CDS encoding O-acetyl-ADP-ribose deacetylase codes for MIELVEGDITEQQVDVVVNAANSSLLGGGGVDGAIHRRGGPDILTECRALRAGHYGKGLKTGEAVATTAGRLPARWVVHTVGPVWSDSEDRSALLANCHRNSLHVAADLGARTVAFPAISTGIYRWPVESAAEIALETVLSTLSAGSCSVELVRFVLFETAAYDIFRDQADALGV; via the coding sequence ATGATCGAACTTGTCGAAGGCGATATCACCGAACAGCAGGTCGACGTCGTGGTCAACGCCGCGAACTCGTCACTGCTCGGCGGCGGCGGGGTGGACGGCGCGATCCACCGCCGCGGCGGACCGGACATCCTCACCGAATGCCGGGCCCTGCGCGCGGGGCACTACGGCAAGGGACTGAAGACCGGAGAGGCGGTCGCCACCACGGCGGGCCGCCTTCCGGCGCGCTGGGTGGTGCACACCGTCGGGCCGGTGTGGTCCGACTCCGAAGACCGGTCCGCGCTGCTCGCCAACTGCCACCGGAACTCGCTGCACGTGGCCGCCGACCTCGGCGCCCGCACCGTGGCGTTCCCCGCGATCTCGACCGGGATCTACCGGTGGCCGGTCGAATCCGCCGCGGAGATCGCCCTCGAAACCGTGCTCAGCACGCTTTCGGCCGGATCGTGTTCGGTGGAACTGGTGCGGTTCGTGCTGTTCGAGACGGCCGCCTACGACATTTTCCGGGACCAGGCGGACGCGCTCGGCGTGTAG
- a CDS encoding PD40 domain-containing protein — MRARILGVVAAVVVLIAAAVGYGLYSRDRGPEVNAVAVVTGQPVSVQAKGQLLFRNTAEGPDFGHLATVPADRPGETRKVSGLSCDRFAASAGTALCLAAQPGVLPPMTDVIVLDKDLTEIRRIELPGTPSRGRVSPDGKLAYWTLFVNGDSYAETGFSTRAGIFNLSTGKLTKSIEEMTLLLDGKPYYSSDVNYWGITFAADGKKFYATVGTKGKTYLVEADYEKLVARMIRENVECPSLSPDGKRVAFKKRVSADVAAPWRLAVLDLASGRETMLAETRSVDDQAAWLDDRTVAYGLESGIWAVPADGSGTARELVQRGSSPAGV; from the coding sequence ATGAGGGCGCGGATCCTGGGCGTGGTGGCGGCCGTCGTCGTCCTGATCGCGGCGGCCGTCGGCTACGGTCTCTACTCGCGGGACCGCGGGCCGGAGGTCAACGCCGTCGCCGTCGTGACCGGGCAGCCGGTTTCGGTGCAGGCGAAGGGACAGCTGCTGTTCCGCAACACCGCCGAAGGCCCCGACTTCGGGCATCTGGCCACCGTCCCGGCCGATCGTCCCGGCGAAACCCGGAAAGTGTCCGGTCTCAGTTGCGACCGGTTCGCCGCTTCGGCGGGGACCGCGCTGTGCCTGGCCGCGCAGCCGGGGGTGCTGCCGCCGATGACCGACGTCATCGTGCTGGACAAGGACCTCACCGAGATCCGCCGGATCGAACTGCCCGGCACACCCAGCCGCGGCCGGGTCTCGCCGGACGGCAAGCTCGCCTACTGGACCTTGTTCGTCAACGGGGATTCCTACGCGGAGACCGGGTTTTCGACCAGGGCCGGCATCTTCAACCTGTCGACCGGGAAACTGACGAAGAGCATCGAGGAGATGACCCTCCTGCTCGACGGCAAGCCGTACTACTCGTCCGACGTGAACTACTGGGGGATCACCTTCGCCGCCGACGGCAAGAAGTTCTACGCGACCGTGGGGACGAAGGGGAAGACCTACCTCGTCGAGGCGGACTACGAGAAGCTCGTCGCGAGGATGATCCGCGAGAACGTCGAATGCCCGTCGCTCTCGCCGGACGGGAAACGGGTCGCCTTCAAGAAACGCGTCTCCGCCGACGTCGCGGCGCCTTGGCGGCTGGCCGTCCTCGACCTGGCTTCCGGGCGGGAGACCATGCTGGCAGAGACGCGGAGCGTGGACGACCAGGCGGCCTGGCTCGACGACCGGACCGTGGCCTACGGGCTGGAGTCGGGGATCTGGGCTGTTCCCGCAGACGGGAGCGGGACGGCGCGGGAGCTGGTCCAGCGGGGCTCCTCGCCGGCAGGCGTGTAG